A window from Lampris incognitus isolate fLamInc1 chromosome 5, fLamInc1.hap2, whole genome shotgun sequence encodes these proteins:
- the LOC130112552 gene encoding syntaxin-10-like, with translation MSLEDPFFVVKGEVQKALSRARGLFDRWEELLQEGTQVSRDELDWNTNELRNCLRAIDWDLEDLSETISIVESNPGKFRLGENELQERRDFVERTRLAVQEMKEQLSSPSAVAQAEKKNKQALQAPSGQDRSTGLEPHLVSTNTRYIQEQQEQQQLIVQEQDEQLELVSGSIRVLKDMSGRIGDELDEQAVILGEFGDEMEQTSTRMDSVLKKLEKVSHMTSSRRQWCAIGVLVAIMIVVLILIFTL, from the exons ATGTCGCTCGAAGACCCGTTTTTCGTCGTTAAAGG gGAGGTCCAGAAGGCTTTGTCCCGTGCAAGGGGGTTGTTTGATCGATGGGAGGAACTGTTGCAAGAGGGGACACAG GTGAGCCGGGATGAGTTGGACTGGAACACCAACGAGCTGAGAAACTGTCTACGGGCCATAGACTGGGACCTGGAGGACCTCAGCGAGACCATCA GTATTGTGGAGTCCAACCCGGGGAAGTTCCGCCTCGGGGAGAATGAGCTGCAGGAACGGAGAGACTTTGTGGAAAGGACCCGGCTTGCCGTGCAG GAGATGAAGGAGCAGTTGTCCAGCCCCTCAGCTGTGGCCCAGGCTGAGAAGAAGAACAAACAG GCTCTCCAGGCGCCCTCAGGCCAGGACAGGTCTACAGGACTGGAGCCTCACTTGGTGTCCACCAACACCCGATACATACAGGAGCAACAGGAGCAACAACAG ctgattGTGCAGGAGCAGGATGAGCAGCTGGAGCTGGTGTCGGGCAGTATCAGAGTGCTTAAGGACATGTCTGGACGCATCGGGGACGAGCTTGATGAACAGGCTGT AATCTTGGGGGAGTTTGGAGATGAGATGGAGCAGACCTCAACCCGAATGGACTCTGTTCTGAAGAAACTGGAGAAGGTCTCTCACATGACCAGCA GTCGGAGACAGTGGTGTGCCATCGGCGTGCTGGTAGCCATCATGATCGTGGTGCTCATCCTCATCTTTACTCTCTGA